From a single Candidatus Brevundimonas phytovorans genomic region:
- a CDS encoding acyltransferase has translation MTQTPVDLRPLTALRFMAALWVVFYTFWPNLDVSFLPNLAAKGYLGVELFFVLSGFILSHVYLHAFAEKRFSYRGFLWARIARVYPLHVFTLLGVMALGLAAVALGMSIDGSVLSWKTLPAHLLMLHAWGFANEAGWNHPSWSISAEWFAYLAFPLFALAAWPLRRRPWVATAGAAVFLMGLYAAFERLAGFPLTEATFRWGALRIVPCFAYGCALYLVYRRAALPRAGLLAISAAVVMVASASVLAWDAITVLAAGLLILALASIPHGRAGWLGSKPAVYLGEISYSVYMVCAPWQILAVNLAARATGAEDKRLHVLVWLGIILGLIVAAAATYHLIERPARKALRGMADRRRAPVDHKAKQSETVLQPSDTIV, from the coding sequence ATGACCCAGACGCCTGTCGATCTTCGCCCTCTGACCGCCCTGCGGTTCATGGCGGCGCTGTGGGTGGTCTTCTACACCTTCTGGCCCAACCTGGACGTCAGCTTCCTGCCGAACCTGGCGGCCAAGGGCTATCTGGGGGTCGAGCTCTTCTTCGTCCTGTCGGGCTTCATCCTCAGCCACGTCTATCTGCACGCCTTCGCCGAGAAGCGCTTCTCCTATCGCGGCTTCCTGTGGGCGCGGATCGCGCGGGTCTATCCGCTGCATGTCTTCACCCTGCTAGGCGTCATGGCGCTCGGTCTGGCGGCGGTGGCCCTGGGCATGAGCATCGACGGCAGCGTGCTCAGCTGGAAGACCCTGCCCGCCCACCTGCTGATGCTGCACGCCTGGGGCTTCGCCAATGAGGCGGGCTGGAACCACCCGTCCTGGTCGATCTCGGCCGAATGGTTCGCCTATCTGGCCTTCCCTCTGTTCGCCCTGGCCGCCTGGCCGTTGCGCAGGCGCCCCTGGGTCGCCACCGCCGGTGCAGCCGTCTTCCTGATGGGGCTCTACGCCGCCTTTGAGCGTCTGGCGGGCTTCCCCCTGACCGAGGCCACCTTCCGCTGGGGGGCGCTGCGCATCGTCCCCTGCTTCGCCTACGGCTGCGCCCTCTACCTGGTCTATCGCCGCGCCGCCCTGCCCCGCGCCGGGCTGCTGGCGATCAGCGCCGCCGTCGTCATGGTGGCCTCGGCCTCGGTTCTGGCCTGGGACGCGATCACGGTTCTGGCCGCCGGCCTGCTGATCCTGGCCCTGGCCTCGATCCCGCACGGCCGCGCCGGTTGGCTGGGTTCCAAGCCCGCCGTCTACCTCGGCGAGATCAGCTACTCGGTCTATATGGTCTGCGCGCCCTGGCAGATTCTGGCGGTCAATCTGGCGGCCCGGGCTACGGGGGCGGAGGACAAACGTCTTCACGTTCTCGTGTGGCTGGGGATCATTCTCGGCCTGATCGTGGCCGCTGCCGCCACCTATCACCTGATCGAACGCCCGGCCCGCAAGGCCCTGCGCGGGATGGCCGACCGGCGACGCGCGCCTGTGGATCACAAGGCGAAACAGTCGGAAACGGTTCTTCAACCTTCGGACACTATCGTCTAA
- a CDS encoding DNA cytosine methyltransferase, translating into MTNRVAAASVPLTACEFFAGGGLAGLGLSRGLASGLASGLAGFETIFANDIDPMKARAFRANHAGIRLAEGDVWDLTPADIPGTPDLCWASSPCQDVSLAGARGGLKAVRSGAFWGFWKLMQGLDAEGRAPRIIVIENVAGLLTSGEGADFEAVCAAMVEAGYRVGALEMDAALWLPQSRPRLFVVAMRGVEGPTATAPSGPFHTPRLIAAHARLSEAVQAQWAWWALTPPPRRNLDLSAVLEARVPVFTKAQTKALLAMLSPLHRARLDAILTSGERRVGAAFRRVRTLDGVKHQRLELRFDGLAGCLRTPSGGSSRQYVLICDKGRVTMRRLTGREAARLMGVSDDYHLPASESAALKLMGDAVAVPVVEALTRQLFEPALGVEAGGAVAA; encoded by the coding sequence ATGACGAATCGCGTCGCCGCCGCCTCTGTTCCCCTGACCGCCTGCGAGTTCTTCGCGGGGGGCGGTTTGGCGGGTCTGGGTCTGTCCAGAGGGTTGGCCAGCGGTCTGGCCAGCGGGTTGGCCGGGTTCGAGACCATCTTCGCCAACGACATCGACCCGATGAAGGCCCGCGCCTTTCGCGCCAACCACGCCGGGATCCGGCTGGCCGAGGGCGACGTCTGGGATCTGACCCCGGCCGACATTCCTGGAACGCCGGACCTGTGCTGGGCCTCGTCGCCCTGTCAGGACGTCAGTCTGGCGGGGGCGCGCGGCGGGCTGAAGGCCGTGCGCTCGGGCGCCTTCTGGGGCTTCTGGAAGCTGATGCAGGGACTGGACGCCGAGGGCCGCGCCCCGCGCATCATCGTCATCGAAAACGTCGCGGGCCTGCTGACCTCGGGCGAAGGGGCGGACTTCGAGGCCGTCTGCGCCGCCATGGTCGAGGCCGGCTACCGCGTCGGCGCGCTGGAGATGGACGCGGCCCTGTGGCTGCCGCAGTCGCGGCCGCGCCTGTTCGTGGTGGCCATGCGCGGGGTCGAGGGCCCGACGGCGACCGCGCCGTCTGGTCCCTTCCACACGCCGCGTCTGATCGCCGCCCATGCCCGCCTGTCGGAGGCTGTTCAGGCCCAGTGGGCCTGGTGGGCGCTGACCCCGCCGCCGCGCCGTAATCTGGATCTGTCCGCGGTGCTGGAAGCCAGGGTTCCGGTCTTCACCAAGGCCCAGACCAAGGCGCTGCTGGCCATGCTGTCGCCGCTGCACCGGGCGCGGCTGGACGCCATCCTGACCTCGGGCGAGCGCCGCGTGGGCGCGGCCTTCCGTCGGGTGCGCACCCTGGACGGGGTCAAGCATCAGCGGCTGGAACTGCGCTTCGACGGTCTGGCGGGTTGTCTGCGCACGCCGTCCGGGGGGTCTTCCCGGCAATATGTGCTGATCTGCGACAAGGGCCGAGTGACCATGCGTCGCCTCACCGGGCGCGAGGCGGCGCGGCTGATGGGGGTGTCGGACGACTATCATCTGCCGGCCAGCGAGAGCGCGGCGTTGAAGCTGATGGGGGATGCGGTCGCCGTGCCGGTGGTCGAGGCTCTGACGCGGCAGTTGTTCGAGCCGGCGCTGGGCGTCGAGGCGGGCGGCGCAGTCGCCGCCTAG
- a CDS encoding YdbL family protein — translation MNHRKLFVAVAAVAALGVAAGAAVAQTASQKALVDQAKAAGAVGEQADGYLGVRTSVQPDTQAAVAATNAGRRQAYARSAADAGTTAEVAGARMFETQLLPRISTGQWYKNAAGQWVQR, via the coding sequence ATGAACCATCGTAAACTCTTCGTCGCCGTCGCCGCCGTCGCCGCCCTTGGCGTGGCCGCCGGCGCAGCCGTGGCCCAGACCGCCTCGCAAAAGGCCCTGGTCGATCAGGCCAAGGCCGCCGGCGCCGTCGGCGAGCAGGCCGACGGCTACCTCGGTGTGCGCACCTCGGTCCAACCGGACACTCAGGCCGCCGTCGCCGCCACCAACGCCGGTCGTCGCCAGGCCTATGCCCGCAGCGCCGCGGACGCCGGCACCACGGCCGAAGTGGCCGGCGCCCGGATGTTCGAAACCCAGCTGTTGCCGCGCATCAGCACGGGCCAGTGGTACAAGAACGCCGCCGGCCAGTGGGTCCAGCGCTGA
- a CDS encoding YnbE family lipoprotein codes for MISKRQIGLLGLAAVSVAACTPTVNIKFSEPLQIYAKLDADIRIKLDQELQNLLRENPNLF; via the coding sequence ATGATCAGCAAGCGTCAGATCGGCCTGCTCGGCCTCGCCGCCGTCAGCGTCGCCGCGTGCACGCCGACGGTGAACATCAAATTCAGCGAGCCGCTGCAGATTTACGCCAAGCTGGACGCCGACATCCGCATCAAGCTCGACCAGGAATTGCAGAACCTCCTGCGCGAAAATCCCAACCTGTTCTGA